A segment of the Sander lucioperca isolate FBNREF2018 chromosome 7, SLUC_FBN_1.2, whole genome shotgun sequence genome:
TTTGCCTGTTACCAGAGACAGTCTGGGTCTAATTATTTGAACTAATTTAGTGGCTTTACCTGTTGTCATTTGTTTGACTTACTGGAACAATTgaacaataaaaatgttgtgaatACTGAAGTCAAATCTGCAGTATTTCTTTAATTCTTCACCAAGTGATGATTGGTGTGGTGTCTGCGTGGTGTAACGTTGGTGATTAACGGCTCAACACattaacagactgacagagaacCAGATCCCGTCTGATGTCAGCCTCTCAATGTGATCGTTTCCTGCCGTTAGGCATCTCAATCTTTGGGTTTCTGGTCTCTGGGAAGTTCTGAATTTTCAGAATCTATATATTAAAATAGCCGTTAAGTTAGTTAGTTCGTTAGTTGCAGCGgtgttattttttaaaagccaaAGCAAACACGTCACAGATCTCCACAGGTTaaaaccattttaaaaaaaagtttattgaACTATACAAAGTGGATTCATCAGAAACTATATATACAGATGTACATTAAAACCATTTGCCATTCAACCTGCCACGAAGCAACGGTGGAGGAAGTGACGGGACCAGACGTCACCAACAGATTCCTTCTTTGGATTcattcatcctcctcttcctcggcAGGCAGCGGTCGgcacctgcacacacaaacacacatggttCACTACTTCATATGgacctaaagtacacacacatacttcatatggacctaaagtacacacacatacttcatatggacctaaagtacacacacatacttcatatggacctaaagtacacacacacatacttcatatggacctaaagtacacacacacattcttcatatggacctaaagtacatacttcatatggacctaaagtacacacacatacttcatatggacctaaagtacacacacatacttcatatggacctaaagtacacacacatacttcatatggacctaaagtacacacacacatacttcatatggacctaaagtacacacacacatacttcatatggacctaaagtacacacacatacttcatatggacctaaagtacacacacacatacttcatatggacctaaagtacacacacatacttcatatggacctaaagtacacacacacatacttcatatggacctaaagtacacacacatacttcatatggacctaaagtacacacacacatacttcatatggacctaaagtacacacacatacttcatatggacctaaagtacacacacatacttcatatggacctaaagtacacacacacatacttcatatggacctaaagtacacacacacatacttcatatggacctaaagtacacacacatacttcatatggacctaaagtacacacacacatacttcatatggacctaaagtacacacacatacttcatatggacctaaagtacacacacacatacttcatatggacctaaagtacacacacatacttcatatggacctaaagtacacacacacatacttcatatggacctaaagtacacacacatacttcatatggacctaaagtacacacacatacttcatatggacctaaagtacacacacatacttcatatggacctaaagtacacacacacattcttcatatggacctaaagtacacacacacatacttcatatggacctaaagtacacacacacatacttcatatggacctaaagtacacacacatacttcatatggacctaaagtacacacacatacttcatatggacctaaagtacacacacatacttcatatggacctaaagtacacacacacatacttcatatggacctaaagtacacacacacattcttcatatggacctaaagtacatacttcatatggacctaaagtacacacacatacttcatatggacctaaagtacacacacatacttcatatggacctaaagtacacacacacatacttcatatggacctaaagtacacacacatacttcatatggacctaaagtacacacacacatacttcatatggacctaaagtacacacacatacttcatatggacctaaagtacacacacacatacttcatatggacctaaagtacacacacatacttcatatggacctaaagtacacacacacatacttcatatggacctaaagtacacacacatacttcatatggacctaaagtacacacacatacttcatatggacctaaagtacacacacacatacttcatatggacctaaagtacacacacacatacttcatatggacctaaagtacacacacatacttcatatggacctaaagtacacacacacatacttcatatggacctaaagtacacacacacatacttcatatggacctaaagtacacacacacatacttcatatggacctaaagtacacacacatacttcatatggacctaaagtacacacacacatacttcatatggacctaaagtacacacacatacttcatatggacctaaagtacacacacatacttcatatggacctaaagtacacacacatacttcatatggacctaaagtacacacacacattcttcatatggacctaaagtacacacacacatacttcatatggacctaaagtacacacacacatacttcatatggacctaaagtacacacacatacttcatatggacctaaagtacacacacatacttcatatggacctaaagtacacacacacatacttcatatggacctaaagtacacacacacatacttcatatggacctaaagtacacacacatacttcatatggacctaaagtacacacacacatacttcatatggacctaaagtacacacacatacttcatatggacctaaagtacacacacacatacttcatatggacctaaagtacacacacatacttcatatggacctaaagtacacacacacatacttcatatggacctaaagtacacacacatacttcatatggacctaaagtacacacacatacttcatatggacctaaagtacacacacacattcttcatatggacctaaagtacatacttcatatggacctaaagtacacacacatacttcatatggacctaaagtacacacacatacttcatatGGACCTAAAGTACATACTTCATATGGACCTAAAGTACATACTTCATATGGACCTAAAGTACATACTCACATACTTCATATGgacctaaagtacacacacacacacatacttcatatGGACCTAAAGTACACACTCATATACTTCATATGgacctaaagtacacacacacacacacacacttcatatggacctaaagtacacacacacattcttcatatggacctaaagtacatacttcatatggacctaaagtacacacacatacttcatatggacctaaagtacacacacatacttcatatggacctaaagtacatacttcatatggacctaaagtacatacttcatatggacctaaagtacacacacatacttcatatGGACCTAAAGTACACACTCATATACTTCATATGgacctaaagtacacacacacacacacttcatatggacctaaagtacacacacacacacacttcatatggacctaaagtacacacacacacacacttcatatgGACCTAAAGTACATGCTCACATACTTCAGGCATGAAAACGGGTCAGGGGTGAGAAGaataaagaacattttaaatattccatATTTTAAGCATCACTCTGAGTCATGTTAGCCGACCTGGGACAGCTGGAGAAACTCAACTTCAGCCATCAGCCATCAGCAGGGATTACAGTCAAAACATCCTGAGCCTGAAACTTCTTAAAGTGAATTTGACTGGTAAACCAGTTAAAGTCCTTctgacattacacaataataagtcataatttttaaaaactaaaaagtttggatcaatttttacttcttccaaccatatgtTAAATTAAGAGTTAATCTAGATTTACATActgcaataatatcataatcctacaatCAATCATTGTGAAAACTAAACTTTCTAGATGGTCCAGGTCATCATCAAAACAGAGAATTAGTtcattcatgattttgtccatgttgatattagctgcttcatgtacatttgttaaaaacgtctcattgtttgtttatcttTTCATATATCTAGACGTCTAGACTCTGGGATGTAAATACCTGCCATGGtaacaaacagacagctttgtcagagcagtttgggcttcagatcGCTTTACACAGCGGCCATCGTTAATGACAAATCATGTTCCGCTATGAACGCACACACGTAATGTTTATATCACAAACACGGTCGGTCAGTGAAGGAGCAGTCGCAGCGGTCGTAGCCGGTAACGTAGTCGTATGACAGCGTGCACGGACCGAAGCTTTGTGACCAGCATCTAACGACCAGCAGCTAATGACCAGCATCTAATGACCAGCATCTAACGACCAGCATCTAACGACCAGCATCTAACGACCAGCATCTAACGACCAGCATCTAATGACCAGCATCTAACGACCAGCATCTAGTGACCAGCATCTAACGACCAGCATCTAACGACCAGCATCTAACGACCAGCATCTAGTGACCAGCATCTAACGACCAGCATCTAATGACCAGCATCTAACGACCAGCATCTAGTGACCAGCATCTAACGACCAGCATCTAATGACCAGCATCTAACGACCAGCATCTAACGACCAGCATCTAACGACTAGCAGCTAACGACCAGCATCTAATGACCAGCATCTAATGACCAGCATCTAACGACCAGCATCTAACGACCAGCATCTAATGACCAGCATCTAATGACCAGCATCTAGTGACCAGCATCTAACGACCAGCATCTAACGACCAGCATCTAATGACCAGCATCTAATGACCAGCATCTAACGACCAGCATCTAACGACCAGCATCTAGTGACCAGCATCTAACGACCAGCATCTAATGACCAGCATCTAACGACCAGCATCTAATGACCAGCATCTAATGACCAGCATCTAATGACCAGCATCTAACGACCAGCATCTAACGACCAGCATCTAACGACCAGCATCTAATGACCAGCATCTAATGACCAGCATCTAACGACCAGCAGCTAATGACTAGCAGCTAATGACCAGCAGCCCTGTCTTACCGCTGCTGCCGTCCAGTTTCTTCCTTCAACATGCGCTGCAGAAGCAGCCGGCTCCCTCAATCTGAGGCACCGTGCTGAACGACGTCCCGTCTCctccatagacatatataatatctataatataatatataatatatatctccTCCTGTCTCTTGTCCTCTATTCATGCCCAGCTCCATTAGTTTGAACTCCTTTCTCAACTTAAGCTGTATCTACATGCTCCAAGTTTGATCAACTttgcctccattttttttttggccgcGTTACCATGGAGACCACACCGGCACTCCGCACTCTCACATTTCggcaaagacccgccctactctgcatccgattggctagaactcgtttcattggtaggtggaagttTGATGATTGGTTAAATCCAGCACTCGCGCTCCCTTCTGGCACGCACACCTGTTCGCAGTTCACTGAATCTCTGGTACctaccccccccaaaaaaaacatttcaaaacgtGTACTTTAGAAAATCAGTCACCTTTCGGCGACTGATTTTCATGTATGATACTTCATATGGACCTAAAGTACACGCTCACATATCAAATGTCTCTCTAGACCTGTctgtctcggtcttgtctctctgtagacctgtctgtctctctagacctgtctgtctcggtcttgtctctcTGTAGACCTGTCTGTCCCTGTAGACCTGTctgtctcggtcttgtctctctgtagacctgtctgtctcggtcttgtctctctgtagacctgtctgtctctctgtaagcctgtctgtctctcgacCTGTCTCTCTGTAGACCCATCTGTCTCTCTATACCTGTCAGTCAATCAGAAACAttgccaaaggtgacaaaaacttgttcaaaaaagtgaccaaaattcttattttttttaaatagtgggGGGGGAATATTAGAAAAAGCGACAcaaataattgtaaaaaaaaaaaaaaaaaaaacaccaaaatgtgacaaaaaatttggaaaaataGTAATAGCAATATGGCAATAAAATTGGAAACAAACgactaaaaaaatgacaataaaatcgacaaaaacgtcgagaaaagtgtagaaaaagaacaacattttgacccagaaaaatcCAACGTTGCGCggtggacgggaagacaacatggggcttaaaataactcagcCGGTGAACGTACTTCTTGGGGGCTTTTGACATCCCGCTGCCTCCGGCCTCTTCATCATCCTCTACCTCCTGGGGCTTCTGGTTCTCCTTCTCAGGCTTCCTCGGGGGCCCGCCAAAGAAGTCTCCGATGCCCTTCTGCCAGTCCGGCGTGGGACGGGGACACACTGGGTTCCCACCTGCATACTTGCCCTTTGCTGCAAatgaaaacaaaccaaaaaccaGCCATAACTTCAGTATAAGCTCCATCCCTTCATGCACGGTGTATATACTGGGTGTGATGTTACAGTCAGTGGCTGACCAGGTGTGGTTGACTGGCTGCT
Coding sequences within it:
- the pclaf gene encoding PCNA-associated factor — protein: MVRTKADSVPASYRKAVAAAAPRKSLGSSSANASSSSSQSTTPAKGKYAGGNPVCPRPTPDWQKGIGDFFGGPPRKPEKENQKPQEVEDDEEAGGSGMSKAPKKCRPLPAEEEEDE